The proteins below are encoded in one region of Kineococcus rhizosphaerae:
- a CDS encoding VOC family protein yields the protein MSTRLSPYVCLAGTAREALEFYRSVLGGEASVMTFADYGGGEGVDPDGVMHGQLDTPAGLTLMVSDAMPGMSAAGGGNVALCLFGDDSAEGERFFTGLAEGGKVTTPLEKQVWGDLYGALTDRFGVDWMVNVSAGA from the coding sequence GTGAGCACCCGCCTCAGCCCGTACGTCTGCCTCGCCGGCACCGCCCGCGAGGCCCTGGAGTTCTACCGCTCCGTCCTCGGCGGGGAGGCGAGCGTCATGACCTTCGCCGACTACGGCGGCGGTGAGGGCGTCGACCCCGACGGCGTCATGCACGGCCAGCTCGACACCCCCGCGGGCCTGACGCTCATGGTCTCCGACGCCATGCCCGGGATGTCCGCGGCGGGCGGCGGCAACGTCGCGCTGTGCCTGTTCGGGGACGACTCCGCCGAGGGGGAGCGGTTCTTCACCGGCCTCGCCGAGGGCGGGAAAGTCACGACCCCGCTGGAGAAGCAGGTGTGGGGCGACCTGTACGGGGCGCTCACCGACCGGTTCGGCGTCGACTGGATGGTCAACGTCTCGGCGGGCGCCTGA
- a CDS encoding SigE family RNA polymerase sigma factor, protein MDAAEDFRLFVSRRQQTLLGTAWLLTGDWATAEDLVQTALVRAWPHWRRIGGTEGSNGREGAVAYVRRVMVNQALDWRRRRWRGEIPTADLPELPVPAGLGPEVHHVLLTAVRALPPRQRAVIALRFYEDLTEVDTAAALDCSVGTVKNQTSKALATLRRHPALHGLRLQGSAR, encoded by the coding sequence ATGGATGCAGCGGAGGACTTCCGGCTGTTCGTGAGCAGGAGGCAGCAGACGCTGCTGGGTACGGCGTGGCTGCTGACGGGGGACTGGGCCACTGCCGAGGACCTGGTGCAGACCGCGCTGGTGCGGGCTTGGCCGCACTGGCGGCGCATCGGCGGCACCGAGGGCTCGAACGGGCGTGAAGGCGCTGTCGCCTACGTCCGCCGGGTCATGGTGAACCAGGCGCTCGACTGGCGCCGCCGGCGCTGGCGCGGGGAGATCCCCACCGCCGACCTGCCCGAACTACCCGTGCCCGCCGGCCTGGGGCCAGAGGTCCACCACGTCCTGCTCACCGCGGTGCGGGCACTGCCCCCGCGTCAGCGGGCGGTCATCGCCTTGCGCTTCTACGAGGACCTCACCGAGGTCGACACCGCCGCTGCCCTGGACTGCTCCGTGGGCACGGTGAAGAACCAGACTTCCAAGGCGCTGGCCACGCTGCGCCGTCACCCCGCCTTGCACGGGCTTCGTCTTCAGGGGAGTGCGCGATGA